Part of the Spinacia oleracea cultivar Varoflay chromosome 5, BTI_SOV_V1, whole genome shotgun sequence genome, TATAAACTTATTGTATCTCAGTGAAAAGTAAACATGTGTAAAAATGACATAattaaaaacaatttaaatattttaatgtgTTTCTAGAGTCCATCACAGATTCATAGACATCATAGTTACAATTTAAGCATTTTAACATCCTTTAATATGATCACAGTGCTTGCCAAGTTAAAATTAAAGTGTCTCATTCGGATTATTCATCTTTTTATTTTAGATAAGAGTCTAATTTTCACTTATTTGGATCTATTGGAAGTAATTCTACAATTTATTACAGAGTACGAAGTAATCCGTATAAAGTACAGTAACCAAAAACGCTACTCCAGTCCGTAAAATAAATGTTTAAAAGTACTTGAGACTTGAGAGTGCCACGTCGTTGGTTGTCGTTTATGACCTCGTGTTGTTACATTTCTTTGTCACTGTTCAATGTGTTCACCCCTTtttccaacaacaacaacaacaacaatggaggagagagaatttctAGCGAtatcaaaattagggtttttatcAAAACTTACATTCATCGtcgtcatcatcatcttcaatgCAATCGAGCAAATAGAAGGTTCAATTCACGATTACAGAAATGAAAAATTCATTCCTCAGTCTAATGCATTCTTCTTCCATGGCGGAAGTGAAGGTCTCTATGCTTCTATGCTCTCCGATCACTCTTCATCATCCGAAAAAAGTTCCAAAGGAAGGTCTTTTATCAGGTATTTTTCATTACTTTTTCCCCAATTGGTTATTTGATCATCGTCTTTACTATCATAAATTGTTCAATTGATAGTGTAATTAATCAATTGAAGTTTTCTTTTTGTAAATTTCTAGATTTTAATTGGAGATTAGTTGATTGGTTGAGCTTGAATGGGTTAAAATGTTGTCGGAGGCTCCGTTTATGGAGGTCATCAGTCACCCATTTGTTTTGAGCTAGTTTAGGCATGGTTGTTGTTTGTGTAATAGACGTTGCACGAAATAATTAGAAACTTTTTGTCCGATAGGAATATCGGGTGAGATTATTTCTGCAATGGTGATTGGTGCCTTACCCAATTCGGGTTAGGAACAGAATTATGTGTAGTTATTTACCTCCGTTTATTGGAGAGAGGAGATGATCATCTTATTTGAAATATGGGATTTGTTATTTGGATTGAATATGAGGAGAGAAAAGATTGAGGACTATAACTTTGGTTGTTGGTGTGTAGGAAGCCAAGAAGGGGATTGATGTAGACAGGATTGATCCCATGGATACCACCCGGAGGCTTTACCAACTAAGCTAGTTTCATCCACCTAATCGTGTCTATTTCTTAGTTAATTGATATTGCCTCGACcactatttcttttttttttctttctttgagGGGACTGCCTcggtgttagaatccaaccttcctttacttgtatttctcctttctattgctttctaggatctttctaataattttctaggctttagggagaattattatgttactgtaattTCAGTGTTCACTAGCaagttttagctaattcaaaataaacctctatgaggggtatgaaccaatacctctcatcagaagttgcctttgcttaattcatgtgttgttgctagcTTTTATAGATATTATGCTGTCGCATGCTTTAAGCTTTCCAAGACCCATCAAAGTCCCTCGCAAACGGATACACTCTCGTCGACGGTCCCGCTTGTGCTTtctgtgcgcacacaagcgccccgttcgaccctcgaccctcgctcttgtcgccaataggcaagagtgccctTTCAGATTAGACGCTTACTCGTGCCCCTACGAGTCACAAGACACTcattccgcacaaggcttgcctCCTTgccgccaataggcaagagggCGCCGCACGGATCTGGTGTCAAAACATTCGGACCGTGACACTCGGCCTCTATATAAGAATAGGTCATATTTGATCAGGTGTGTAAGTGTGTTACTATtaaggaattttgaattttcacaTATCACAGTCCACAAAAAGTTGTCTTGGAGTTCTTAGTCAAGCATCATATAATTAGATAAAGCATGtatgaaatacttaaaagtttAACTTACTAATTGTAGATAATGATATAACCCATATTATTCTAGAATAGAAATGTTCCTGCTACTCTGTAATAGTGACAGGGGGAGCTTTCTAATACTCTGTATACACTATACACCATAGTACCATAATTAGAAATTGGTGTTGTGGAGTTGAAGCCTTGATTAATCCACTAATGTTTTGcatttttggtaacattttatGGCTTGTTGCTACAGGCTTGTTTGTTCGGCATTGAATTTACTAACACTTGGTTGGTATTATGGGTTGTTAACATTCCAGATTTGAATCCATCACTTTTACGAGAACAAAGGAGTCTGCAGAGAAGCAGAACGAATGGCAGCAGTATACTAGTACAGTGGAAGCTATCATAGTTGAGGTGAAAGACCGAGAAAGGATCGGTGGAACATACCTTAAAACCGATGCAATTTGTTGCAACCAAACCCTCGCGAATGAGGGGCATTGCAAGATAGGTGAGGTTATAATGCAGCCCAATCCGGAAAAGCCTGAATGGCCTAAACGGATCAAGATCTTCTTTGAAGGAAAGAATGACAAGGCCTTGATGCATCTCCAGTCTGTTGACATTAACAGCACGGGAATGTATTATCTGTACTTTATGTACTGTGATCCGACATTGAAGGGTACAACAATAAATGGAAGAACGTTATGGAAAAATCCGGACGGTTATTTGCCTGGAAAAATGACTCCTTTGATGAAATTTTATGGTTTCATGTCTTTAGCATACCTCTTGCTGGGACTAGGTTGGTTACTGCGGTTTGTTCAGTTCTGGAAAGATATAATACAGCTGCACTATCACATTACAGCAGTGATTGCCCTTGGTATGCTTGAAATGGCATTATGGTATTTTGACTATTCAAATCTGAATGCCACAGGTGTTAGACCAATGGGGGTCACTATGTGGGCAGTAACCTTTACCGCCGTTAAAAAGACACTCTCCCGCCTTCTCCTCCTGGTTGTCTCCATGGGATATGGTGTGGTTAAACCAACTTTAGGGGCTATTTCATCGAAGGTTATGCTTTTCGGAGCTGTATACTTTTTAGCATCTGAAGCGCTGGAACTATATGAACATTTGGGCAACATTAATGATTTTATTGGGAAAACGAAATTAGTTCTGGTGTTGCCTGTTGTGTTTATGGACACGTGCTTCATTCTGTGGatcttctcttctctttcaaACACTCTGGAGAAGTTGCAGGTATATTTTCTTTTGCTTTCCCATTTTTGTGTAACTTTTAATTTCAACTTCAAATGCTCCCCCCTGTACGAATGtctccgttctttttttttaatttatatacaaatatactgatgcttgtatgcttggCAATAAGATATGTTTTTTTATACTTCATTTTtattcatcttttttttttttttaaaaaaaaattctcgtAATCAGATCCGCAGAAGCATGGCTAAGTTAGATCTCTACCGGAAATTTACAAATGCTCTTGCGATATTTGTTGTGCTTTCAATTGCTTGGATTGGTTATGAGGTACTTTATACTCACCTGTTCTTTCTTGTCCTTACTAATTGAAATAAATGTTTCTCCTTTACCTTATTTATTATGATCTGCGTTTCCTGCAGTTGTATTTTAATGCAACGGATCCTTTGGGTGAGCTGTGGCGGTTTGCATGGATCATTCCTGCcttttgggctttgcttgcgtACTCTCTCTTAGTTGTGATATGTATTCTCTGGGCTCCTTCCCACAATCCTACAAGGTACGTAGCATTTGCTTTGTGTAAGTCTGTTGATTTGTTCACAGTGGGTGCCTCTCTTAagaactactccctctgtcccttttCGACTGCCTCGTGTTCCTTTTTTGGGGGTGTCCCCTTGATTTTGCCTCATATCTTAAGTAGTAAGTTTTCCCACTTGCTCCTCTCTCTATCTCCTCATGGACCCACTTTTAAAACCCATATGCACAATTTACACCCAAGTCTTGATAAATTGAAGTTTGCTCAATTAAAAACGGACGAATAGATTAGTTATGAAGTATGAACTTAATGAAGTATGCACGTGGTGGGTGATACATACTagtaaaaaaaacaattaatgtTGTTAGGGAACAGATAATTACCAACTTTGTTATGTACAAACTTGTCATACGTTTCCTGAGTTCTTCAGTGGTGGAATAGGAAAAAAGGTTGTGTCTTTTCTTTTAATCTTTTCCATTACTTCAGTACACCACTGACAGAATTTGGTGCAAAGTTAGTTGTTATGTAGGTAATATGCAGACTTTGCTAACTCCAGATAGAAGTTCAAGCTAAAATTAGGTTCTATTGTCGGTCCCCCGCCTCTTCTTTTGTGGTTGGTGTTTGGGTCTGACACTCTGATCTGCATCCCAATTATAAGATTTAAAACTTTGTGTTCCTTTATTAAGGGAGAGACTAGCTATCTGTATTTTCCTGTATTGTAGTGCAAACATTTTTTCCTTATAGCTTTGCCAGTGAATCTTGGCATTCTGGCATTCCTGATGAACATGTGtttggatttggttgattttgttTTCTGGTAACATTAATACTTGGATCAAATCATATATCTTGAGACCCTATTTCTCAAAATTTAGCAAACAATTCAGATCAGCTAAAGTTTCTGAATCTAGTGGAACTGTCAAAGTATCTGGTAGAATAGTAAAATTGTTGGGATTGCAATTCTGAACTTGATACTATTGATCCCACAAAATGGGTACAATCCGTACAAAGAATGGCAGAAGAAACATGAGGAAATGACCCCCCCTTCCTTTACCCTTTTCCCCGTCTCTAGACGCCTAGATTTTCTGCATGATTTGTAGCTGCAATATGAGTAATGTTTATTTATGATTCCATGATGAGTCCTCATTTAATCATTTAACTTTGTTCTTGGCCTGCTTACTTTGGAATGTAGTTATTATGATAATTGCGAATTGCATCAGCCACTCTGGTTCCTCTTTCAGGGAAGGTGAAAATGCGTCATGAAATAAAGTTgttgtttgtttggttttagGTATGCCTATTTGGAAGAGTCAGGTGATGACTTAGATGAAGAGGGCGTATCACTGACAAGTAGTGGGGTCAAGGTTGGCGCTGATATGGGAAACATGCTCGAAAGGAAAGAGAGAAAAGTTTCAAGCACAACAGATCACGTTTTTGTTGGGGTTAGGGAGGAACTGGAGGAGGACAAGAGAGAGTAAGCAACAACAACTTTTATCCATAATTTTCAGTCTTTCTTACTGAAATGGGGGAGGACGCTCACACGCACGGTTCCATAATTTTGTACATATGGAGAAGATGACAAAGCTTAACATATGCATTAGGGGGAAGCTTTCTTGTAAAATCATGtcataaatgtaacttttagctaTGGTCTATGGAAAAAGAACAAGCCGACTTGTGAATTTGATCCTCGAGCTTGGTTGCTATATGCATGATTTCCTTCTCTAATTTCAACGTTGAATAGCCCTACCAGCAATAGTGCTCTGTACCAACTATAATCTATCTTTGAATGCATTGAGCCATTGTGGTTGCCTTTTATGAAGTTATTGCTCGGTTTATACTCAccctgtctctttttgttttttacttaGGGTATTTTGCACGCATTTTAACGACCAGTTAATGAGCactgagattcctctattttttttaacttcaacaacgcaaattacgtttatttataatattttcacttttatcaaaattttgatattggaaaatgagaaaaatttatgTCCTAATGGAAAAGTacgagagattaaatgaccaaaTGAATAATATAAATGGTTAAATTAATCATTGGATACAAAATTTAATAGAAtattggcaaatttgccaaaaagaacattttataacacaaattttacgaaaaaggaccttatataatttttttttgaaaccagaccttaaaattattattttttgtgagAGACAACCAAAGCCAactttccggcattgactgtcGTTTTCCGACGGTTGACTGTCACGTGCACCTCACGTGATGTCTGAGTTGGCTAATTACACCCCTCTTCCCTCCTAA contains:
- the LOC110806152 gene encoding uncharacterized protein: MCSPLFPTTTTTTMEEREFLAISKLGFLSKLTFIVVIIIFNAIEQIEGSIHDYRNEKFIPQSNAFFFHGGSEGLYASMLSDHSSSSEKSSKGRSFIRFESITFTRTKESAEKQNEWQQYTSTVEAIIVEVKDRERIGGTYLKTDAICCNQTLANEGHCKIGEVIMQPNPEKPEWPKRIKIFFEGKNDKALMHLQSVDINSTGMYYLYFMYCDPTLKGTTINGRTLWKNPDGYLPGKMTPLMKFYGFMSLAYLLLGLGWLLRFVQFWKDIIQLHYHITAVIALGMLEMALWYFDYSNLNATGVRPMGVTMWAVTFTAVKKTLSRLLLLVVSMGYGVVKPTLGAISSKVMLFGAVYFLASEALELYEHLGNINDFIGKTKLVLVLPVVFMDTCFILWIFSSLSNTLEKLQIRRSMAKLDLYRKFTNALAIFVVLSIAWIGYELYFNATDPLGELWRFAWIIPAFWALLAYSLLVVICILWAPSHNPTRYAYLEESGDDLDEEGVSLTSSGVKVGADMGNMLERKERKVSSTTDHVFVGVREELEEDKRE